Proteins encoded in a region of the Zea mays cultivar B73 chromosome 4, Zm-B73-REFERENCE-NAM-5.0, whole genome shotgun sequence genome:
- the LOC103653037 gene encoding transcription factor bHLH112 isoform X2, with protein sequence MADHQEMIHPPAAAATTGSTTTHGDWWTTAVSWSPDQQLPAGFGGWASSAAATAGGNRSRSGNNAAASSESPGSKSNHSLTTDQGVVSVPPHPPPAASAHAASGSWNEPSYYLDGSAGFMSSSRSDQAHHLGLSCSSSDHNSVMVQGAHDPNQQFLSNLGFELLSSPTSSSGGFRSSSPSLLRSLTEPSAAANTTPPGLLQQYQQQQQQTMDQAPAGSIREALQLTTNRTPFWNPCAEGAASLLGTARPPSSGLASFPSKGAIEGAGGSSNIIAKRTNTVPTPSLKKPRTGTPSPLPTFKVRKEKLGDRITALQQLVSPFGKTDTASVLHETIEYIKFLHAQVGSLSASYLKNRQQVSHHHKVPRDGGEAAAAEGGLLTRRGLCLVPISSTFAVAIDSPVDFWTLFGVGGPAFG encoded by the exons ATGGCGGATCACCAGGAGATGATCCACCCACCAGCGGCTGCTGCCACCACGGGCAGCACGACGACTCACGGCGATTGGTGGACCACGGCGGTGTCGTGGTCGCCGGACCAGCAGCTACCTGCTGGGTTCGGCGGCTGGGCGTCGTCTGCCGCGGCCACAGCTGGAGGCAACAGGTCGAGGTCCGGCAACAACGCGGCTGCCTCCTCGGAGTCCCCCGGGTCCAAGTCCAACCACTCGCTCACCACCGACCAAGGCGTGGTCTCCGTGCCGCCGCACCCGCCGCCAGCGGCGTCTGCTCACGCCGCCAGCGGCAGCTGGAACGAGCCTTCTTACTACTT GGACGGATCTGCTGGTTTCATGAGCTCATCAAGAAGCGACCAGGCTCATCACCTCGGCCTGAGCTGCTCCTCATCGGATCACAACAGCGTGATGGTACAGGGCGCCCACGATCCCAACCAGCAGTTCCTATCCAATCTAGGGTTCGAGTTGCTCTCGTCGCCGACTTCGTCTTCCGGCGGGTTCCGGTCCTCCTCCCCCTCACTTCTCAGAAGCCTCACGGAGCCATCGGCCGCCGCGAACACTACGCCGCCAGGCCTCCTGCAGCaataccagcagcagcagcagcagacgaTGGACCAGGCGCCAGCCGGGAGCATCAGGGAGGCTCTGCAGCTCACTACTAACAGGACGCCGTTTTGGAACCCTTGTGCGGAAGGGGCAGCGAGCTTACTAGGGACTGCCAGACCACCGTCGTCAGGGCTAGCGAGTTTTCCGTCCAAG GGCGCAATAGAAGGTGCCGGGGGCTCTAGCAACATAATTGCCAAGAGGACAAACACCGTTCCAACGCCGTCGCTTAAGAAACCGAGAACAGGGACACCATCGCCATTGCCTACCTTCAAG GTGAGGAAAGAGAAGCTTGGTGACAGAATCACAGCACTTCAGCAACTAGTCTCTCCTTTTGGAAAG ACGGATACGGCATCGGTGCTCCACGAGACCATCGAGTACATCAAGTTCCTCCATGCGCAAGTTGGT TCACTCAGTGCTTCTTACCTGAAGAACAGGCAGCAAGTGTCCCATCATCACAAG GTACCGAGGGACGGAGGCGAGGCAGCGGCGGCAGAGGGAGGCCTCCTCACTCGGCGAGGGCTGTGCCTGGTCCCGATATCCAGCACCTTCGCGGTGGCCATCGACTCGCCGGTCGATTTCTGGACGCTGTTTGGAGTTGGAGGCCCTGCGTTCGGGTAG
- the LOC103653037 gene encoding transcription factor bHLH112 isoform X1 translates to MADHQEMIHPPAAAATTGSTTTHGDWWTTAVSWSPDQQLPAGFGGWASSAAATAGGNRSRSGNNAAASSESPGSKSNHSLTTDQGVVSVPPHPPPAASAHAASGSWNEPSYYLDGSAGFMSSSRSDQAHHLGLSCSSSDHNSVMVQGAHDPNQQFLSNLGFELLSSPTSSSGGFRSSSPSLLRSLTEPSAAANTTPPGLLQQYQQQQQQTMDQAPAGSIREALQLTTNRTPFWNPCAEGAASLLGTARPPSSGLASFPSKGAIEGAGGSSNIIAKRTNTVPTPSLKKPRTGTPSPLPTFKVRKEKLGDRITALQQLVSPFGKTDTASVLHETIEYIKFLHAQVGSLSASYLKNRQQVSHHHKQVPRDGGEAAAAEGGLLTRRGLCLVPISSTFAVAIDSPVDFWTLFGVGGPAFG, encoded by the exons ATGGCGGATCACCAGGAGATGATCCACCCACCAGCGGCTGCTGCCACCACGGGCAGCACGACGACTCACGGCGATTGGTGGACCACGGCGGTGTCGTGGTCGCCGGACCAGCAGCTACCTGCTGGGTTCGGCGGCTGGGCGTCGTCTGCCGCGGCCACAGCTGGAGGCAACAGGTCGAGGTCCGGCAACAACGCGGCTGCCTCCTCGGAGTCCCCCGGGTCCAAGTCCAACCACTCGCTCACCACCGACCAAGGCGTGGTCTCCGTGCCGCCGCACCCGCCGCCAGCGGCGTCTGCTCACGCCGCCAGCGGCAGCTGGAACGAGCCTTCTTACTACTT GGACGGATCTGCTGGTTTCATGAGCTCATCAAGAAGCGACCAGGCTCATCACCTCGGCCTGAGCTGCTCCTCATCGGATCACAACAGCGTGATGGTACAGGGCGCCCACGATCCCAACCAGCAGTTCCTATCCAATCTAGGGTTCGAGTTGCTCTCGTCGCCGACTTCGTCTTCCGGCGGGTTCCGGTCCTCCTCCCCCTCACTTCTCAGAAGCCTCACGGAGCCATCGGCCGCCGCGAACACTACGCCGCCAGGCCTCCTGCAGCaataccagcagcagcagcagcagacgaTGGACCAGGCGCCAGCCGGGAGCATCAGGGAGGCTCTGCAGCTCACTACTAACAGGACGCCGTTTTGGAACCCTTGTGCGGAAGGGGCAGCGAGCTTACTAGGGACTGCCAGACCACCGTCGTCAGGGCTAGCGAGTTTTCCGTCCAAG GGCGCAATAGAAGGTGCCGGGGGCTCTAGCAACATAATTGCCAAGAGGACAAACACCGTTCCAACGCCGTCGCTTAAGAAACCGAGAACAGGGACACCATCGCCATTGCCTACCTTCAAG GTGAGGAAAGAGAAGCTTGGTGACAGAATCACAGCACTTCAGCAACTAGTCTCTCCTTTTGGAAAG ACGGATACGGCATCGGTGCTCCACGAGACCATCGAGTACATCAAGTTCCTCCATGCGCAAGTTGGT TCACTCAGTGCTTCTTACCTGAAGAACAGGCAGCAAGTGTCCCATCATCACAAG CAGGTACCGAGGGACGGAGGCGAGGCAGCGGCGGCAGAGGGAGGCCTCCTCACTCGGCGAGGGCTGTGCCTGGTCCCGATATCCAGCACCTTCGCGGTGGCCATCGACTCGCCGGTCGATTTCTGGACGCTGTTTGGAGTTGGAGGCCCTGCGTTCGGGTAG